The following are from one region of the Hymenobacter radiodurans genome:
- a CDS encoding aminotransferase class III-fold pyridoxal phosphate-dependent enzyme, translating into METLTHDKQQILQDNLDYTLFSWSKQSGLNPINAERAEGVYVYDRDGRRYIDFSSQLMNVNIGHGNQKVTEAVAAQMQELSYVYPGMITKARGDLGRRLAEITPPNLTKAFFTLGGAESIENAIKLARVYTGRHKIVTLYLSFHGASYGAISAGGDPRKLAVDSQAMPGVVHVENPYFYRCPWYSTTPEECAERAAAHMERVIQYEGPGNVAAILMEGESGTSGCIKYPPTYWQRVRSICDKYGILLIADEVMSGFGRTGKWFGSDHHGVKVDMMAMAKGITAGYLPLGAVMVDEKIADSFNEKPLPLGLTYSAHPVSCAAAVAVLDIYEEENMVENAAEMGRYLDARICDLMGQHPSIGDWRNTGLLGCLELVKNRKTREPMAPWNAAPNQMEVMNQVAAKIRELGMYTFVRWNYIFIAPPLNITKEEVEEGLAILSQAISIADEHTHG; encoded by the coding sequence ATGGAAACGCTCACCCACGACAAGCAACAGATCCTACAGGATAACCTTGATTATACGCTGTTCTCCTGGTCCAAGCAGTCCGGGCTCAACCCCATTAATGCCGAGCGGGCCGAGGGCGTGTACGTGTACGACCGGGATGGGAGGCGCTATATTGACTTTTCGTCCCAGTTGATGAACGTCAACATCGGCCACGGCAATCAGAAGGTGACCGAGGCGGTAGCCGCGCAGATGCAAGAGCTGAGCTACGTGTACCCCGGCATGATTACCAAGGCCCGCGGCGACCTGGGCCGGCGGCTAGCTGAAATAACGCCCCCTAATCTGACCAAAGCCTTTTTCACCCTGGGTGGCGCCGAGTCCATTGAGAATGCCATTAAGCTGGCCCGCGTGTACACCGGCCGCCACAAAATCGTAACCCTATATCTATCGTTTCACGGCGCTTCCTACGGAGCCATCAGCGCCGGCGGCGACCCGCGTAAGCTGGCCGTGGACAGCCAGGCCATGCCGGGCGTGGTGCACGTTGAAAACCCCTATTTCTATCGCTGTCCCTGGTATAGCACCACGCCCGAAGAGTGCGCCGAGCGGGCCGCAGCCCACATGGAGCGGGTCATTCAGTACGAAGGGCCGGGCAACGTGGCCGCTATTCTGATGGAAGGTGAATCGGGGACGTCGGGCTGCATAAAATACCCCCCAACGTACTGGCAGCGGGTGCGCAGCATCTGCGACAAATATGGGATTTTGCTCATCGCCGACGAAGTAATGAGCGGGTTTGGGCGCACCGGCAAGTGGTTTGGCTCCGACCACCACGGCGTGAAAGTAGATATGATGGCCATGGCCAAGGGCATCACCGCTGGCTACCTACCGCTCGGGGCCGTGATGGTGGATGAAAAGATTGCGGACTCCTTTAATGAGAAGCCGCTGCCCCTGGGCCTAACCTATTCGGCTCATCCCGTGTCGTGCGCGGCGGCCGTCGCGGTACTCGACATCTACGAGGAGGAAAATATGGTGGAAAATGCCGCCGAAATGGGTCGCTACCTGGACGCCCGCATCTGTGATTTGATGGGCCAGCACCCCAGTATCGGCGACTGGCGCAATACCGGTTTGCTGGGCTGCCTGGAGCTGGTAAAAAACCGGAAAACCCGAGAGCCGATGGCTCCCTGGAATGCCGCTCCCAATCAAATGGAGGTCATGAATCAGGTGGCCGCCAAGATTCGGGAGCTGGGCATGTACACCTTCGTGCGCTGGAACTACATTTTCATCGCGCCTCCGCTGAATATTACTAAAGAGGAGGTAGAGGAAGGGCTAGCCATACTTTCCCAGGCCATCAGCATCGCCGACGAACATACGCACGGCTGA
- the hydA gene encoding dihydropyrimidinase, with amino-acid sequence MASLLIKNGRVVTADSDSVCDVLIQDEIIVAIGRNLPATADQVIDAEGKLVLPGGIDPHVHLDMPFMGTFSSDTHETGTRAALHGGTTTVIDFVLQKQGHSLREALTEWQGRATGNAVGDYSFHMAVTDFNEQTQAEIADMVAEGITSFKVFMAYKGALMIDDAQLVGLMQEVKRHGALVTVHATNGDMIDTLIAQHRAQGKLSPLYHYLSQPEVTEAEASGRFTDIANYTGVNAYIVHLTCEGALNQVREATRRNQRVFVETCIQYLLLDASLYGEDFEGAKVVMSPPLRQKKDQETLWAGINQGLVQVVGTDHCPFLWEQKQMGQHDFSKIPNGHPAIEHRMELLFSEGVSKGRISLQRFVAVTATNAAKIFGMFPRKGTISIGADADLIIIDPERKHTISAATHHMNVDYSAYEGWELTGKVETVVLRGQVAIQEGQAQVEKGYGQFIKRGPTFF; translated from the coding sequence ATGGCGTCTCTGCTCATTAAAAACGGCCGTGTCGTGACGGCTGATTCCGACAGTGTTTGTGATGTACTTATTCAGGACGAAATCATCGTCGCTATCGGCCGCAATCTGCCGGCTACGGCGGATCAGGTAATCGACGCGGAGGGCAAATTGGTGCTGCCCGGCGGCATCGATCCGCACGTGCACCTCGATATGCCCTTTATGGGCACCTTCAGCAGCGACACCCACGAAACCGGCACCCGCGCCGCCTTGCACGGCGGCACTACCACGGTCATCGACTTTGTGCTTCAGAAGCAGGGACACTCCCTACGCGAAGCCCTCACGGAGTGGCAGGGCCGGGCCACCGGCAATGCTGTCGGCGACTACTCCTTCCACATGGCCGTCACGGATTTCAATGAGCAAACCCAGGCTGAGATTGCGGACATGGTAGCCGAAGGCATCACGTCTTTCAAGGTGTTCATGGCCTATAAAGGCGCGCTCATGATCGACGACGCGCAACTGGTGGGCCTGATGCAGGAAGTGAAAAGGCACGGCGCCCTAGTAACGGTGCACGCCACCAACGGCGACATGATTGATACGCTCATCGCTCAGCACCGCGCCCAGGGCAAGCTGTCGCCGCTGTATCATTACCTCTCCCAGCCCGAAGTAACCGAAGCGGAAGCCTCCGGCCGCTTCACCGACATTGCCAATTACACGGGCGTCAACGCCTACATCGTGCACCTGACCTGCGAGGGTGCCCTCAACCAAGTGCGCGAAGCTACCCGCCGCAATCAGCGCGTGTTCGTTGAAACCTGCATTCAATATTTGCTGCTCGACGCCTCCCTCTACGGGGAGGATTTCGAGGGGGCAAAAGTTGTGATGTCGCCGCCCCTGCGCCAGAAAAAGGACCAGGAAACGCTGTGGGCCGGTATTAATCAGGGCCTGGTGCAAGTGGTGGGCACCGACCACTGTCCCTTTCTGTGGGAGCAAAAGCAAATGGGCCAGCATGACTTTTCCAAAATCCCGAACGGTCACCCCGCCATTGAGCACCGCATGGAACTGCTGTTCTCGGAGGGCGTGAGCAAGGGCCGCATCAGCCTCCAGCGGTTCGTCGCCGTGACCGCCACCAACGCGGCCAAAATCTTCGGCATGTTTCCCCGCAAAGGCACTATCAGCATCGGCGCCGACGCTGATTTAATCATCATTGACCCGGAACGCAAGCATACCATTTCGGCCGCCACGCACCACATGAACGTGGACTACTCAGCCTACGAAGGCTGGGAGCTGACCGGCAAGGTCGAAACCGTGGTGCTGCGCGGGCAGGTAGCCATCCAAGAAGGTCAAGCCCAGGTGGAAAAAGGCTACGGCCAGTTCATCAAGCGCGGGCCAACGTTTTTCTAA
- a CDS encoding nitrilase-related carbon-nitrogen hydrolase: MPRMIKSGLIQMSLPMTEGEGTIAEIKEAMVQKHLPFIDEAGRQGVQILCLQEIFNTPYFCPGQDNAWYASAEAVPGPTTERMAEYAKKYNMVIIVPVYEKEAAGFLYNTAAVIDADGTYLGKYRKNHIPHTSGFWEKYFFKPGNLGYPVFQTKYAKIGVYICYDRHFPDGARVLGLNGAEIVYNPSATVAGLSQYLWKLEQPAHAAANGYFMGCINRVGEEKPWNLGKFYGSSYFVDPRGQIFAQASEDKDELLVAEFDLDMIEEVRATWQFFRDRRPETYEKLVEL; this comes from the coding sequence ATGCCACGAATGATTAAATCCGGTCTTATCCAGATGAGTTTGCCCATGACCGAGGGCGAAGGTACCATCGCCGAAATCAAGGAAGCCATGGTGCAAAAGCACCTGCCTTTCATCGACGAGGCTGGGAGGCAGGGCGTGCAGATCCTGTGTTTGCAGGAGATATTTAACACGCCCTACTTCTGTCCCGGTCAGGATAACGCTTGGTACGCGTCGGCGGAAGCCGTGCCCGGCCCCACGACTGAGCGCATGGCCGAGTACGCCAAGAAGTACAATATGGTCATCATTGTGCCGGTGTACGAAAAGGAGGCTGCCGGCTTTTTGTACAACACGGCCGCCGTCATTGACGCCGACGGCACGTACCTAGGCAAGTACCGCAAGAACCACATCCCGCACACATCCGGCTTCTGGGAGAAATATTTCTTCAAGCCGGGCAACCTAGGATACCCCGTTTTTCAGACCAAATACGCCAAGATCGGCGTCTACATCTGCTACGATCGGCACTTCCCCGATGGCGCTCGGGTGCTGGGCTTGAACGGGGCGGAAATCGTGTATAACCCCTCCGCCACCGTGGCGGGCCTCTCGCAATACCTGTGGAAGCTGGAGCAGCCGGCGCACGCCGCCGCCAACGGCTACTTTATGGGCTGCATCAACCGCGTTGGGGAGGAAAAGCCGTGGAATCTGGGCAAGTTCTACGGCTCATCTTACTTCGTCGATCCTAGGGGGCAAATTTTCGCCCAAGCTTCCGAAGATAAAGACGAACTCCTCGTAGCCGAGTTCGATCTCGACATGATTGAGGAAGTGCGCGCCACCTGGCAGTTCTTCCGTGACCGTCGCCCCGAGACCTACGAGAAACTGGTCGAGCTGTAG
- a CDS encoding FAD-dependent oxidoreductase, whose protein sequence is MAEFVPPTSEQEFHANFAQLKPRMNNTEALYESSRCLFCFDAPCIQACPTGIDIPQFIRQINTGNVTGAALTIYAANYFGNACGKVCPTEVLCEGACVYNLQEVKPIEIGRLQSFATRQVIESHKYLFEPGPPNGRKVAIIGAGPAGISCACELRALGYGVDVFEAKSQPSGLTVHGVAPYKITNEEVLAEMDYLQTQFGYRVQYNSPICSRPDLLALEEGYDAIFLGIGLGKTNALLLPGEERENCVGAVEFIEQLRREHHQILVGRKVIVLGGGNTAMDAASESARLGAEDVILAYRRSKEDMGAYDFEYDLAKSVGVKGLFNVAPVEIVGNGRVEGVKFIRTATVDGQVQAVPGSEFVEPCDMVIKATGQAKQTTFLGLIPGLQLDSKGRIVADTHTYQTTNPQYFASGDALNGGAEVVNAAAEAKVAARGIHHYLSAR, encoded by the coding sequence ATGGCCGAGTTTGTTCCCCCCACGTCCGAGCAGGAATTTCACGCCAACTTCGCGCAGCTTAAGCCTCGCATGAATAATACAGAGGCGCTGTACGAAAGCTCGCGCTGCCTGTTTTGCTTCGATGCGCCCTGCATTCAGGCTTGCCCTACTGGTATTGATATTCCGCAGTTTATCCGGCAGATCAACACGGGCAACGTGACGGGCGCGGCGCTTACCATTTACGCGGCTAATTACTTCGGTAATGCATGCGGGAAGGTATGCCCGACGGAGGTGCTGTGTGAGGGGGCGTGCGTGTACAACTTGCAGGAGGTGAAGCCGATAGAAATTGGGCGGCTGCAAAGCTTTGCTACGCGCCAAGTAATTGAAAGCCACAAATACCTCTTCGAGCCCGGCCCGCCGAATGGCCGCAAAGTAGCTATCATTGGGGCGGGGCCGGCGGGAATTTCCTGCGCTTGTGAGTTGCGGGCCCTGGGATATGGGGTCGATGTGTTTGAGGCTAAATCCCAGCCTTCGGGCCTTACGGTACACGGCGTAGCGCCCTACAAAATTACCAACGAGGAAGTGCTGGCCGAGATGGATTACTTGCAAACGCAGTTTGGCTATCGGGTGCAGTATAACTCGCCGATCTGTTCCCGGCCCGATTTGCTGGCGTTGGAAGAAGGTTACGACGCCATTTTTCTGGGTATTGGCTTAGGAAAAACCAACGCCTTACTGCTGCCGGGGGAGGAGCGCGAAAACTGCGTGGGAGCCGTAGAATTTATCGAGCAGCTCCGGCGCGAGCATCATCAGATTCTGGTGGGCCGCAAGGTGATTGTGCTGGGCGGGGGCAACACTGCTATGGACGCGGCCTCTGAATCGGCGCGGCTAGGCGCTGAGGATGTGATTCTAGCGTATCGGCGCAGCAAGGAGGACATGGGCGCCTACGACTTCGAATACGACTTGGCCAAAAGTGTGGGCGTGAAAGGGCTGTTCAACGTGGCGCCGGTCGAAATTGTGGGGAATGGACGGGTAGAGGGCGTGAAATTTATCCGCACTGCCACCGTAGACGGCCAGGTGCAGGCCGTGCCCGGCAGCGAGTTCGTGGAGCCCTGCGACATGGTCATCAAAGCCACTGGCCAAGCTAAACAGACTACTTTCTTGGGTCTAATACCTGGTTTGCAACTCGACAGTAAAGGTCGGATTGTAGCTGATACGCACACGTATCAAACAACTAACCCTCAATACTTTGCTTCGGGCGATGCCCTCAATGGCGGGGCGGAAGTAGTGAATGCCGCCGCCGAAGCGAAAGTAGCGGCGCGGGGTATTCATCACTACCTGTCAGCCCGGTAA
- the preA gene encoding NAD-dependent dihydropyrimidine dehydrogenase subunit PreA has translation MPDLSINFAGIKSPNPFWLASAPPTNSGYQVMKAFDAGWGGAVWKTLGVPVVNVSSRYGGVNYRDKRLIGFNNIELISDRPLVDNLREIEEVKKHFPHHAVIASLMVQSREEWHQIVRDVTSAGADGIELNFGCPHGMCERGMGSAVGQEPDVLRTIVEWVMEVAQIPVIVKLTPNISDVTEPARAAREGGADAISLINTIQSIVGVDLDLFAPYPIVDGKGTNGGYCGPAVKPIALNMVKNCAQDPYVQLPISGIGGIENWRDAVEHILLGASSVQVCTAAMHFGFGIIREMTAGLEQYMTEKGFHTIYDMVGKALPNVKHWEDLNLKYKVTANIHEDKCIGCQLCYTACEDGAHQAIALREGTRIPEIIEENCVGCNLCSLVCPVENCITMDRTDDGTEHLTWKERTLAGNIPTEFNDERAGGLHHWVPKPTAALGKEKHKTLPGKARQLELPTPEKAAMAKKE, from the coding sequence ATGCCGGACCTCTCCATAAACTTCGCCGGAATTAAGTCGCCAAATCCTTTCTGGCTGGCCTCGGCGCCGCCAACCAACTCGGGCTATCAGGTGATGAAGGCCTTCGATGCGGGGTGGGGCGGGGCCGTATGGAAAACCTTGGGCGTGCCGGTCGTGAACGTATCGAGCCGCTACGGGGGCGTGAACTACCGCGACAAGCGCCTGATTGGCTTCAACAACATTGAGCTGATTTCGGACCGCCCGCTGGTCGACAATCTGCGCGAGATCGAGGAAGTGAAAAAGCACTTTCCCCACCACGCCGTCATTGCCTCGCTGATGGTGCAAAGCCGGGAGGAATGGCACCAGATTGTGCGCGACGTAACTTCTGCCGGTGCCGATGGCATCGAACTGAATTTTGGCTGCCCGCATGGCATGTGCGAGCGGGGTATGGGCTCGGCCGTGGGCCAGGAGCCGGACGTGCTGCGCACCATCGTGGAATGGGTGATGGAAGTGGCGCAAATACCAGTGATTGTGAAGCTTACGCCCAATATTTCCGATGTCACGGAGCCCGCGCGGGCCGCCCGCGAGGGCGGGGCCGACGCTATTTCGCTAATCAACACCATCCAGAGCATCGTGGGAGTAGATCTGGATTTGTTCGCGCCTTACCCGATTGTGGATGGCAAGGGTACGAACGGCGGCTACTGTGGTCCGGCCGTGAAGCCAATTGCTTTGAATATGGTAAAAAACTGCGCCCAGGACCCGTACGTGCAGCTGCCCATCTCTGGCATTGGCGGCATTGAGAACTGGCGCGACGCGGTGGAGCACATATTGCTGGGGGCTAGCTCGGTGCAGGTGTGCACGGCCGCCATGCACTTTGGCTTCGGCATTATCCGTGAGATGACTGCCGGGCTGGAGCAGTACATGACGGAGAAAGGCTTCCATACTATTTATGACATGGTGGGCAAAGCCCTACCCAATGTCAAGCACTGGGAAGACCTGAACCTGAAGTACAAGGTGACGGCCAACATTCACGAAGACAAGTGCATCGGCTGCCAACTCTGCTACACGGCTTGCGAAGACGGCGCCCACCAAGCCATTGCCCTGCGGGAAGGCACGCGCATACCCGAAATCATTGAGGAAAACTGCGTGGGCTGCAACCTGTGCTCCCTGGTGTGCCCCGTTGAAAACTGCATTACGATGGACCGGACGGATGATGGTACCGAGCACCTGACCTGGAAGGAGCGCACCTTGGCCGGCAACATTCCCACCGAATTCAACGACGAGCGGGCCGGCGGACTCCATCATTGGGTACCCAAACCGACTGCGGCGCTGGGAAAAGAAAAGCACAAAACCTTGCCCGGCAAAGCTCGGCAGCTAGAATTACCAACGCCAGAAAAAGCAGCTATGGCCAAGAAAGAGTAG
- a CDS encoding NCS1 family nucleobase:cation symporter-1, with protein sequence METTKQPIKSPPDPGLISEDLAPIALSERTWNTWNYAALWISMSLCIPTYMLASSLIEGGMNWWQAILTIFLGNSIVLAPMILNGRAGATYGIPFPVFARVSFGVRGANIPAMMRAIIACGWFGIQTWIGGYALYQMVKLWVPGIATLPALFPPSWSLETGPALMFLLFWLLNIYVVYLGVDSIRKLLVFKAFFLPFAALALLFWAIRAGNGLGPILAQPAKFATSAEFWAFFFPSLTGMVGFWATLSLNILDFTRYAQSQRAQVVGQALGLPLPMTLFAFIGVVVTSATFIIYGQTIWDPVVLAGRFDSKLLVSVAMVAVALSTLATNIAANIVSPANDFANLSPAHISFKTGGYITGVIGILIFPWKLIADPSGYIFTWLVGYSALLGPIGGIMIADYYFIRQQQLHLPDLYQYTGCYAYQNGFNTRALIALAGAFCPISPAF encoded by the coding sequence ATGGAAACGACCAAGCAGCCAATAAAAAGCCCCCCAGATCCCGGACTGATCAGCGAGGATTTGGCCCCCATAGCTTTAAGTGAACGCACCTGGAACACCTGGAATTACGCCGCGCTCTGGATCAGTATGAGCCTGTGCATTCCGACCTATATGTTGGCCAGCTCGCTCATTGAAGGTGGCATGAACTGGTGGCAGGCCATCCTGACCATCTTCCTAGGCAATAGCATCGTGCTGGCCCCGATGATTCTGAACGGGCGGGCGGGCGCGACGTACGGCATTCCGTTTCCGGTGTTTGCTCGGGTGAGTTTTGGGGTGCGGGGGGCAAATATTCCGGCCATGATGCGCGCCATTATTGCCTGCGGCTGGTTCGGCATCCAAACCTGGATAGGAGGGTACGCACTCTATCAAATGGTAAAACTGTGGGTGCCGGGCATTGCCACGCTGCCCGCCCTATTCCCGCCTTCGTGGTCGCTGGAAACGGGTCCGGCGCTCATGTTCTTGCTCTTTTGGCTGCTCAATATCTACGTGGTGTATCTGGGCGTCGACAGTATTAGGAAGCTCTTGGTGTTCAAGGCGTTCTTTCTGCCGTTTGCCGCGCTGGCTTTGCTGTTCTGGGCTATTCGGGCGGGGAATGGTCTGGGGCCAATTCTGGCGCAGCCGGCCAAATTCGCCACTTCGGCGGAGTTCTGGGCCTTCTTCTTTCCCTCCCTGACGGGCATGGTAGGCTTTTGGGCCACTTTATCCCTGAATATTCTGGACTTTACGCGCTACGCTCAAAGCCAGCGCGCGCAGGTGGTGGGGCAAGCGTTGGGGCTGCCCTTGCCCATGACGCTGTTTGCCTTTATCGGGGTGGTGGTCACCTCGGCTACCTTTATTATTTACGGGCAAACGATTTGGGACCCGGTGGTGCTGGCGGGTCGGTTTGATAGTAAGCTGCTGGTGAGCGTGGCCATGGTGGCCGTGGCTCTTTCCACGCTGGCCACCAACATCGCGGCCAATATTGTGAGTCCGGCCAACGACTTTGCCAACCTTTCCCCCGCCCATATCAGCTTCAAAACGGGCGGCTACATCACCGGCGTCATCGGTATCCTGATTTTTCCCTGGAAGCTCATTGCGGATCCTTCGGGCTATATTTTTACTTGGTTGGTGGGCTATTCAGCTTTGCTCGGCCCCATCGGGGGCATCATGATTGCCGATTATTACTTCATTCGCCAGCAACAGCTGCACCTGCCTGACCTGTATCAGTATACGGGCTGCTATGCTTATCAGAACGGCTTTAATACCAGAGCGCTCATTGCGCTGGCGGGGGCATTTTGCCCAATATCCCCGGCTTTCTGA
- a CDS encoding alpha/beta fold hydrolase: MDVLKRSNVKVSGFGSQAMVFVHGFGCNQRMWRLVAPAFEARYQVVLLDLVGAGQSDLTAYDPARYNNLAAHAQDILDVTRALNLTDAVFVGHSVSAMIGVLAAIQEPKIFSRLVLVAPSPRYLNDAGYTGGFEAADIEELLETMDNNYLGWSGAVTPMIMGHADRPALTEELNNSFCNTDPTIARHFARVTFLSDNRADLPLVRTPTLILQCAHDALAPVAVGGFLHQQISDSQLVVLDTSGHCPHLSAPEITIKAIKAFLEPVPAVSSL, translated from the coding sequence ATGGACGTCTTGAAGCGCAGTAATGTAAAGGTGAGTGGGTTTGGTTCACAGGCCATGGTTTTTGTACATGGCTTTGGCTGCAACCAGCGTATGTGGCGGCTGGTGGCCCCAGCGTTCGAGGCGCGCTACCAGGTAGTACTGCTTGATCTGGTAGGAGCCGGACAGTCAGACCTTACGGCTTACGACCCAGCGCGCTACAATAACTTAGCTGCTCATGCTCAGGATATTCTGGACGTAACACGGGCTCTGAATCTGACAGATGCCGTCTTTGTGGGCCATTCCGTAAGCGCCATGATTGGGGTGCTGGCCGCTATTCAGGAGCCAAAAATTTTTTCCCGGCTGGTACTGGTGGCGCCCTCACCGCGCTACCTCAACGATGCGGGGTATACTGGCGGATTTGAGGCCGCTGACATTGAGGAGCTGCTGGAAACCATGGACAACAACTACTTGGGGTGGTCAGGGGCTGTCACGCCCATGATTATGGGGCACGCTGACCGGCCGGCGCTGACGGAGGAGCTCAACAATAGCTTTTGCAACACCGATCCGACCATTGCCCGGCACTTTGCCCGGGTCACCTTCCTGTCAGATAATCGAGCCGATTTGCCCCTGGTACGCACTCCAACCCTGATTTTGCAGTGCGCACACGATGCGTTGGCCCCGGTGGCCGTGGGGGGCTTTTTGCACCAGCAGATATCCGATAGCCAGTTGGTGGTGCTGGATACCTCGGGCCATTGCCCCCATTTGAGCGCTCCAGAAATCACTATAAAGGCTATTAAGGCATTTTTGGAACCTGTGCCCGCCGTGTCAAGCCTATGA
- a CDS encoding PAS domain-containing sensor histidine kinase, with amino-acid sequence MSEADEKPLPELDLRLTEENPDDLYEHAPCGYCSCLPDGTLVKLNQTLLDLLGYTRQELVARLCLQELFTIGGRLHYEMHCAPLLILQGQVRELSYSLRRKDGTTLPVLMNAVLRRDTDGNPLLIRVTLFDITDRRKYEDELLRAKEEAEKQQELLQRQNEQLTRINADLDGFVYTASHDLKQPIHNMAGLLAEFKSIATFHDPEADKMIGMFDQALQQILKTIEGLTEVVQRPRELEQAATEAVDLLPFSEEIVRSLQPREVKDVFTLDFTALPTLRIARTALQSILYNLLSNALKYAEPGRPPRIRVSTRLENGVAVLSVQDNGRGINIERHRSHLFQLFRRFHPEVEGVGIGLYLVNRLVAQAGGQIEVESAEGQGTTFHLYLPQ; translated from the coding sequence ATGAGCGAGGCTGACGAAAAGCCACTGCCCGAGCTAGACCTGCGGCTGACGGAAGAAAATCCGGACGACCTCTACGAGCACGCGCCCTGCGGCTACTGTTCCTGTCTGCCCGATGGCACCTTGGTGAAGCTCAATCAGACTTTACTGGATTTGCTGGGCTACACGCGCCAGGAACTGGTGGCTCGTTTATGTTTGCAAGAGCTATTTACGATTGGTGGGCGTCTGCACTACGAAATGCATTGTGCGCCCTTGCTCATCTTGCAGGGACAGGTGCGGGAATTAAGCTACTCCCTGCGCCGCAAAGACGGTACCACGCTGCCCGTGCTGATGAATGCGGTGCTGCGCCGCGATACCGACGGCAATCCGCTGCTCATTCGCGTTACGCTATTTGATATTACTGATCGGCGCAAGTACGAAGACGAACTATTGCGGGCGAAGGAGGAAGCTGAAAAGCAGCAGGAACTGTTGCAGCGTCAGAATGAGCAGCTCACGCGTATCAATGCCGACCTGGACGGCTTCGTCTATACCGCCTCCCACGACCTCAAGCAGCCGATTCATAATATGGCGGGACTGCTAGCCGAATTCAAATCCATTGCCACCTTCCACGACCCGGAAGCCGACAAGATGATCGGCATGTTTGATCAGGCTTTGCAGCAGATTCTGAAAACGATCGAAGGGCTGACGGAGGTAGTACAGCGGCCGCGGGAGCTGGAGCAGGCCGCCACCGAAGCCGTAGACTTGCTACCCTTCTCGGAGGAGATTGTTCGCAGTTTGCAGCCCCGGGAGGTAAAGGATGTGTTTACGCTTGATTTTACCGCGCTACCTACCTTGCGCATTGCGCGGACCGCTCTGCAAAGTATTCTCTACAACCTGCTTAGCAACGCACTCAAGTACGCCGAGCCGGGCCGGCCACCCCGTATCCGGGTAAGTACAAGGCTGGAAAATGGAGTGGCCGTATTGAGCGTGCAGGATAACGGGCGGGGAATTAATATTGAGCGCCATCGGAGCCACCTATTCCAGCTTTTCCGGCGCTTTCACCCCGAGGTAGAGGGTGTAGGTATTGGGCTATATCTGGTCAATCGGCTGGTAGCCCAGGCTGGGGGGCAAATTGAGGTCGAAAGTGCGGAGGGACAGGGTACTACGTTTCACCTGTATCTGCCGCAGTAG